In the genome of Dickeya fangzhongdai, one region contains:
- the bglX gene encoding beta-glucosidase BglX: protein MKWFTSLALAVGLACSPLWAQTPGSMLQQTAPEAASAQQQRDAFVNDLMKKMTLDEKIGQLRLISVGPDNPKHAIREMIRNGQVGGIFNTVTRQDIRVMQDQVMQLSRLKIPLFFAYDVVHGQRTVFPIGLGLASSWDMGAVALSAKIAAYEATEDGLNMTWAPMVDITRDPRWGRVSEGFGEDTYLTSEIARVMVKGFQGDDLTGRHSLMTSVKHYALYGAAEGGRDYNTVDMSPQRMFQDYMPPYKAAIDAGSYGVMASLNSINGVPATANRWLLKDVLRDQWHFKGITISDHGAIKELIKHGVAADPSDASRIAVQSGIGMSMSDEYFVRYLPDLVKRGLVSMKDIDDACRQVLNMKYDMGLFQDPYNHLGPVGSDPVDTNAESRLHREEARDVARSSLVLLKNRLDVLPLKKSGAIAVVGPLADSKRDIIGSWSAAGRPAQAVTVYEGIRKAVGYNARVYYAKGSNVTNHPGLVQFLNQYDQSVEIDPRAPQAMIDEAVDVAKKSDVVIAVVGESQGMAHEASSRAKITIPPEQKALIAALKATGKPLVLVLMNGRPLDLSREDQQADALLETWFSGTEGGNAIADVLFGDYNPSGKLPMTFPRSVGQIPMYYNQLPTGRPYSAQAPNKYTSHYFDEANGPLYPFGYGLSYTTFDVSDVKFSSPTMKRNGSIKASVTVTNTGKRAGETVAQLYLHDVVASVSRPVKELRGFQKVMLQPGESRTLTFTLSPQDLMFYNAQMQQVAEPGKFEVMIGLDSQRVKTGSFTLL from the coding sequence ATGAAATGGTTTACTTCACTGGCGCTTGCGGTCGGTCTGGCCTGTAGCCCGCTTTGGGCGCAGACGCCCGGTTCTATGCTGCAACAGACTGCGCCGGAGGCGGCTTCCGCCCAGCAACAGCGCGATGCCTTCGTTAACGACTTAATGAAAAAAATGACGCTGGATGAAAAGATTGGGCAGCTCCGTCTGATCAGCGTCGGCCCGGATAACCCGAAACACGCCATTCGCGAAATGATCCGCAACGGTCAGGTGGGCGGGATTTTCAATACCGTCACCCGGCAGGACATCCGGGTGATGCAGGATCAGGTGATGCAGCTCAGCCGCCTGAAGATTCCATTGTTCTTTGCTTATGACGTGGTGCACGGCCAGCGTACCGTGTTCCCGATCGGTCTGGGGCTGGCGTCCAGTTGGGACATGGGCGCCGTGGCGCTGTCGGCGAAGATCGCTGCCTATGAAGCGACCGAAGATGGCCTGAACATGACCTGGGCGCCGATGGTGGACATCACCCGCGATCCGCGCTGGGGCCGTGTCTCCGAAGGTTTTGGCGAAGATACCTATCTGACCAGCGAAATCGCCCGCGTCATGGTGAAAGGCTTTCAGGGCGATGACCTGACCGGCCGTCATTCGCTGATGACCAGCGTGAAACACTATGCGCTGTATGGCGCGGCGGAAGGCGGGCGTGACTACAACACCGTCGATATGAGTCCGCAGCGCATGTTCCAGGATTACATGCCGCCGTACAAAGCGGCGATCGACGCGGGCAGCTACGGCGTGATGGCGTCGCTCAACTCCATCAACGGCGTGCCGGCGACCGCCAACCGCTGGTTGCTGAAAGACGTGCTGCGCGACCAGTGGCATTTTAAAGGCATCACCATCAGCGACCACGGCGCCATCAAGGAGCTGATCAAGCACGGCGTGGCGGCGGACCCGAGCGATGCGTCGCGCATCGCGGTGCAGTCCGGTATCGGCATGAGCATGAGCGACGAGTATTTCGTGCGTTATCTGCCGGATCTGGTCAAGCGCGGGCTGGTCAGCATGAAGGACATTGATGACGCCTGCCGCCAGGTGCTGAACATGAAATACGATATGGGGCTGTTCCAGGACCCGTACAACCATCTCGGCCCGGTCGGTTCCGACCCGGTGGACACCAATGCCGAAAGCCGCCTGCACCGCGAAGAAGCGCGTGACGTGGCGCGCAGCAGTCTGGTGTTGCTGAAAAACCGTCTTGATGTCCTGCCGCTGAAAAAATCCGGCGCCATCGCGGTGGTGGGGCCGCTGGCCGACAGCAAGCGCGACATTATCGGCAGTTGGTCCGCCGCGGGTCGTCCGGCGCAGGCGGTGACGGTATACGAAGGGATCCGCAAGGCGGTGGGGTATAACGCCCGCGTTTATTACGCCAAAGGTTCCAATGTCACCAATCACCCCGGTCTGGTCCAGTTCCTTAACCAGTATGACCAGTCGGTGGAAATCGACCCGCGCGCGCCGCAGGCGATGATTGATGAAGCGGTGGACGTGGCGAAGAAATCCGACGTGGTGATCGCGGTGGTGGGTGAATCCCAGGGGATGGCGCACGAAGCGTCCAGCCGCGCCAAAATCACCATTCCGCCGGAGCAAAAGGCGCTGATTGCCGCGCTGAAAGCCACCGGCAAACCGCTGGTGCTGGTGCTGATGAACGGCCGTCCGCTGGACCTGAGCCGTGAAGATCAGCAGGCGGACGCGCTGCTGGAAACCTGGTTCAGCGGTACCGAAGGGGGCAACGCCATCGCCGATGTGCTGTTTGGCGATTACAACCCGTCCGGTAAGCTGCCGATGACCTTCCCGCGCTCGGTGGGGCAAATCCCGATGTATTACAACCAGCTGCCGACCGGCCGTCCGTATTCGGCACAAGCGCCCAACAAGTACACCTCGCACTATTTTGACGAGGCTAACGGGCCGCTGTATCCGTTCGGTTACGGTCTGAGTTACACCACCTTTGACGTGTCGGACGTGAAATTCTCCAGCCCGACGATGAAGCGTAACGGCAGCATTAAAGCGTCGGTCACGGTCACCAATACCGGCAAACGCGCCGGGGAAACCGTGGCGCAGCTTTATCTGCATGACGTGGTGGCATCGGTAAGCCGCCCGGTGAAAGAACTGCGCGGCTTCCAGAAAGTCATGCTGCAGCCGGGTGAAAGCCGTACCCTGACCTTCACCCTGTCGCCGCAGGATCTGATGTTCTACAACGCGCAGATGCAGCAGGTAGCGGAACCGGGCAAGTTTGAAGTGATGATCGGGCTGGATTCCCAGCGCGTGAAAACCGGCAGCTTTACCTTGCTGTAA
- a CDS encoding membrane protein, whose product MNIKKLGVVSLFALCALGGIGGVMLVGYIIIVHGG is encoded by the coding sequence ATGAATATCAAAAAACTGGGGGTTGTCAGCCTGTTTGCGCTCTGCGCGTTGGGCGGCATCGGCGGCGTGATGCTGGTGGGTTATATCATTATCGTGCACGGCGGCTGA
- the dinG gene encoding ATP-dependent DNA helicase DinG, giving the protein MTLTPALKQQIGDWYKALQQQIPDFVSRAPQRQMIAEVAKALAGDYQRHLVIEAPTGVGKTLSYLIPGIAVGRAELKTLVISTANVALQDQIFNKDLPLLRQFIPELKFTAAFGRGRYVCPRNLAAMATDASAQGDLMLFMDDHLPSSREEQTTSARLQQALQSYAWDGLRDHCQESIGDALWQRISTDKANCLGRNCHYYRECPFFLARREIEDADVVVTNHALVMAAMESDSVLPQAKNMLLVLDEGHHVPDVARDALEMSGEVTVSAVQHQMDQLIQQVGLCLAQFPPKSPPRLMQPDRLGDHCGEIREQLQLFERLSSLFLPPAQPDADYRFPMGELPEEMRECCNRLFKLADSLRGLAEYLLNDLAEKTGKHDVVKLHQAMLRISRLSGYWEAQGKLWRLAALEKSSNAPVSKWLLRERRDNQLHLYFHCAGIRVCDQLDRLLWRNLSHVVVTSATLRSLNSFSRLKELSGLDEEEGDTFIALDSPFNHREQGKLVIPRMRHEPLIAHEAEHLAEMARFFRAELRREVHKGMLMLFASQRAMQQFLTEVPDLRLMLLVQGDQPRYRLVELHRQRVQQGQTSVLIGLQSFAEGLDLKGELLSQVHIHKIAFPPVDSPVILTEGEWLKSLKRHPFVVQSLPSASFSLIQQVGRLIRSHDCFGEIVIYDRRLLTKGYGAQLLAALPVFPIEQRAMPDDK; this is encoded by the coding sequence ATGACCCTTACCCCCGCGTTAAAGCAGCAGATTGGCGACTGGTATAAAGCGCTGCAGCAGCAGATTCCCGATTTTGTCTCCCGTGCGCCACAGCGCCAGATGATCGCCGAAGTGGCGAAAGCGCTGGCGGGCGACTACCAACGTCATCTGGTGATTGAAGCGCCGACCGGCGTGGGTAAAACGCTTTCCTACCTGATTCCCGGCATTGCCGTCGGGCGAGCGGAGCTGAAAACGCTGGTGATCAGCACCGCCAACGTGGCGTTGCAGGATCAGATTTTTAATAAGGATTTGCCGCTGCTGCGTCAGTTTATTCCTGAACTGAAATTCACCGCGGCGTTTGGTCGCGGGCGGTACGTGTGCCCGCGCAATCTGGCGGCGATGGCGACCGATGCGTCGGCGCAGGGCGATCTGATGCTGTTTATGGATGACCACTTGCCGTCCAGCCGCGAGGAACAAACCACCAGCGCCCGGTTGCAACAGGCGCTGCAAAGCTATGCCTGGGACGGCTTGCGCGACCATTGTCAGGAATCGATCGGCGACGCGCTGTGGCAACGCATCAGTACCGACAAGGCCAACTGTCTGGGGCGCAACTGCCATTATTACCGCGAATGCCCGTTCTTTCTCGCCCGCCGGGAAATCGAAGACGCCGATGTGGTGGTGACCAACCACGCGCTGGTCATGGCGGCGATGGAAAGCGACTCGGTGCTGCCGCAGGCGAAAAACATGCTGCTGGTGCTGGACGAAGGCCATCACGTGCCGGATGTGGCGCGCGACGCGCTGGAGATGTCCGGCGAGGTGACGGTCAGCGCGGTGCAGCACCAGATGGATCAGCTGATTCAGCAGGTGGGGCTCTGCCTGGCGCAGTTTCCGCCTAAATCGCCGCCGCGGCTGATGCAGCCCGACAGGCTGGGCGATCACTGCGGCGAGATACGGGAGCAGTTGCAACTGTTCGAACGGCTGAGCAGCCTGTTTCTGCCGCCGGCCCAGCCGGACGCCGATTACCGTTTCCCGATGGGGGAATTGCCGGAAGAGATGCGCGAGTGCTGCAATCGGCTGTTTAAGCTTGCCGACAGCCTGCGCGGGCTGGCGGAATACCTGCTCAACGACCTGGCGGAAAAAACCGGCAAGCATGATGTGGTCAAGCTGCATCAGGCGATGCTGCGCATCAGCCGTCTGAGTGGTTACTGGGAAGCGCAGGGCAAGTTATGGCGGCTGGCGGCGCTGGAGAAATCCTCTAACGCGCCGGTGTCGAAATGGCTGCTGCGGGAACGGCGCGACAATCAACTGCATCTGTATTTTCACTGCGCCGGTATCCGCGTGTGCGACCAACTGGACCGGTTGCTGTGGCGCAATCTGTCGCATGTGGTGGTCACCTCGGCGACGCTGCGCTCGCTCAACAGTTTTTCCCGCCTGAAAGAGCTGTCCGGTTTGGACGAGGAAGAGGGCGATACCTTCATCGCGCTGGATTCGCCGTTCAATCACCGCGAGCAGGGAAAACTGGTGATCCCGCGCATGCGCCATGAACCGCTGATCGCGCACGAAGCTGAACATCTCGCCGAGATGGCGCGATTTTTCCGTGCCGAACTGCGGCGGGAAGTTCACAAGGGCATGTTGATGCTGTTCGCCAGCCAGCGGGCGATGCAGCAATTTCTCACCGAGGTGCCCGACCTGCGGCTGATGCTGCTGGTGCAGGGCGATCAGCCGCGCTACCGGCTGGTGGAACTGCATCGCCAGCGGGTGCAACAGGGCCAGACCAGCGTGTTGATCGGCCTGCAATCCTTTGCCGAAGGGCTGGATCTCAAAGGCGAACTGCTGTCGCAGGTGCATATCCACAAGATTGCTTTTCCGCCGGTGGACAGCCCGGTGATCCTCACCGAAGGCGAGTGGCTGAAAAGCCTCAAGCGTCACCCGTTTGTGGTGCAGAGCTTGCCGAGCGCCTCATTCAGCCTGATTCAGCAGGTTGGTCGATTGATTCGTAGTCATGACTGTTTCGGTGAAATCGTCATCTACGACCGCCGCTTACTGACCAAAGGCTACGGCGCTCAACTACTGGCCGCCTTGCCGGTGTTTCCCATCGAACAGCGCGCCATGCCGGATGATAAGTAG
- a CDS encoding YfaP family protein, with protein sequence MNKKIMALGALLFLAQASAAPVSIEVLDATIKDKKIADADVLLQRDGAQTAVGRTNTQGQAQLSPAFTADENALLIIKKPGFSNLVVKCPCDGLTYAISPVMKNLDGMRIVLTWGANPADLDSHLVYGNSHIYFEHKNGPDANLDVDDIDSYGPETITIEKKRFGESYLYAVHDYTHIHQPDQAALSNSQAKVFVYVGQSLVRTYSVPRNQVGNLWTVFRLNPNGDFEDINTIKQTGYQDPNNVAAGVSGQLSGRAATGAVNVNQAAAKALNRQGEEAYRRGDLESAIAFYQQAIEQDGVFSQAYSNLGLAYQKLDRIAEAIWANRKAIALADGANAATVRASSYYNIARIYEAAGQLDDALRHYQLAKAQKDSASYDQAISRIKSKL encoded by the coding sequence ATGAATAAAAAGATCATGGCGCTTGGCGCACTGCTATTTCTGGCACAGGCTTCGGCCGCGCCGGTCAGTATTGAAGTGCTTGACGCCACCATTAAAGATAAAAAAATCGCCGATGCCGATGTGTTGCTGCAACGTGACGGCGCACAGACGGCGGTAGGGCGTACCAATACCCAGGGACAGGCGCAGTTGTCGCCGGCGTTTACCGCCGATGAGAATGCCTTGCTGATTATCAAAAAACCGGGGTTTTCCAACCTGGTGGTCAAGTGCCCGTGCGACGGCCTGACCTACGCCATCAGCCCGGTGATGAAAAATCTGGACGGGATGCGCATCGTGCTGACCTGGGGCGCTAACCCAGCCGACCTCGATTCGCATCTGGTCTATGGCAACAGCCATATTTACTTCGAACATAAAAATGGGCCGGACGCCAATCTGGATGTGGATGACATCGACAGCTACGGCCCGGAAACCATCACCATCGAGAAAAAGCGTTTTGGCGAAAGCTACCTGTATGCGGTACACGACTACACGCATATTCATCAGCCGGATCAGGCCGCGCTCTCGAACAGTCAGGCGAAAGTGTTTGTCTACGTCGGGCAATCGCTGGTCAGAACCTATAGTGTGCCGCGCAATCAGGTCGGCAACCTGTGGACGGTGTTCCGCCTGAACCCGAACGGTGATTTTGAGGATATCAACACCATCAAACAAACCGGCTATCAGGACCCCAATAACGTTGCTGCCGGGGTGAGCGGCCAACTGTCCGGCCGGGCCGCGACCGGTGCGGTCAACGTCAATCAGGCGGCGGCGAAAGCGCTGAACCGTCAGGGAGAAGAGGCCTATCGTCGCGGCGATCTGGAAAGCGCGATTGCGTTTTACCAGCAGGCGATCGAGCAGGATGGGGTGTTCAGCCAGGCGTACAGTAATCTGGGGCTGGCCTACCAGAAACTGGATCGCATCGCGGAAGCCATCTGGGCAAACCGTAAAGCGATCGCGCTGGCGGATGGGGCGAACGCGGCAACGGTGCGCGCCAGCTCCTACTATAACATCGCCCGAATCTATGAAGCGGCCGGGCAACTGGACGACGCCCTGCGCCATTATCAACTGGCTAAAGCGCAGAAAGACAGCGCCAGCTACGACCAGGCCATCAGCCGCATCAAAAGCAAGCTGTAA
- the ybiB gene encoding DNA-binding protein YbiB, with the protein MDYTRIIKEVGRGKNHARDLDQDTAYQLYGQILNDQVPELELGGLLIAFRIKGESEAEMRGFYQAMSEQTLRLSAPAGGPIPVVIPSYNGARKQANLTPLLALLLHRLGLPVVVHGVSNDPTRVTSEAIFRELGIAPVNDAQAAQQRLDRGEPVFMPVSLLCPAIERQLDLRWRMGVRNSAHTLAKLATPFDESAALRLASVSHPEYVGRVGTFFQDINGRALLMHGTEGEVYANPQRCPEIHFIREQQRDILQWRQDIVADSAALPSAKDAATTARWTEACLAGEQPIPQAIRLQLACCLVGSGEAASMEQAVSTIRKRLG; encoded by the coding sequence ATGGATTACACCCGAATCATTAAAGAGGTTGGCCGCGGCAAAAATCATGCGCGCGATCTGGATCAGGACACGGCTTATCAGCTGTATGGTCAGATACTGAATGATCAGGTGCCTGAGCTGGAGCTGGGCGGGCTGCTGATCGCCTTTCGCATCAAGGGTGAGTCCGAAGCCGAAATGCGCGGTTTCTATCAGGCGATGAGCGAACAGACGTTGCGTCTGTCCGCGCCGGCCGGCGGTCCGATACCGGTGGTTATCCCCAGCTATAACGGCGCCCGCAAACAGGCCAACCTGACGCCATTGCTGGCGTTGCTGCTGCACCGGCTGGGGCTGCCGGTGGTGGTGCACGGCGTGAGCAACGACCCGACCCGTGTCACCAGCGAGGCGATTTTTCGTGAACTGGGCATCGCGCCGGTGAACGACGCGCAGGCAGCACAGCAGCGCCTCGATCGGGGCGAGCCGGTATTTATGCCGGTGTCGCTGCTGTGCCCCGCCATAGAGCGTCAGTTGGATCTACGCTGGCGTATGGGCGTACGCAACAGCGCCCATACGCTGGCCAAACTGGCTACGCCGTTTGATGAGTCGGCGGCGCTGCGGCTGGCAAGCGTGTCGCATCCGGAGTACGTCGGCCGGGTCGGCACGTTCTTTCAGGACATTAACGGCCGCGCGTTGTTGATGCACGGCACCGAAGGCGAGGTCTACGCTAACCCGCAGCGCTGCCCGGAAATTCATTTTATCCGTGAACAACAGCGGGACATCCTGCAATGGCGGCAGGATATCGTGGCAGACAGCGCGGCGTTGCCTTCGGCGAAGGATGCTGCCACCACCGCCCGCTGGACGGAGGCCTGTCTGGCGGGCGAGCAGCCGATACCACAGGCGATTCGCCTGCAACTGGCGTGCTGTCTGGTCGGCAGCGGCGAGGCGGCCTCGATGGAGCAGGCGGTCTCGACGATACGAAAACGACTGGGTTGA
- a CDS encoding M3 family metallopeptidase produces the protein MQQAKAYFDALNRDYLAVHQTKEDLFWQRYMGTGDETVSARFAEAESAWKRFISQSSRLAELRQHLAAVEAAPAGEARDALLHGLRGWYRFFDCNVIEDPQAQALMDELIAAENDLFSRRKTHQPTHLNEQGERVSASLGELLTNQATNDNEECRRSSQQALRDLEQWLVNHGFPALVSLRNRFARQMGYRNYFDYKVNKTERMTPEQLFAILDRFEAQTRDANLRSLRQLAAEKGEAALQPWNVRYASTGDVTRQLDPYFPFAASLSRWVNSFKRLHIGFSSAQMQLDLLVRKGKYENGFMHQPVPPFVDQGQWLPARINFTSLAQPDQVGSGSNGINTLFHEGGHAAHFANIRQNAPCFAQEFPPTSMAYAETQSMFCDSLLQDADWLKRYAHNAQGEPIPDALIQADIRARQPMRAFNERHILLVPYFEWQLYCMDDAERTPEAILQLARDTELRILGINGSPRPTMAIPHLLSMESACSYQGYLLAMMAVEQTRHFFQQRDGYLTDNPAIGPDLMRHYWQPGNSLTHDETLRSLTGEGFNPDYLARECNLTVEEAWRQAQATIDAAVARPQPAADFDLNARIRVVDGDAVLADNQDGDDAMCQAFARVIEDAYPTHA, from the coding sequence ATGCAACAGGCTAAGGCGTATTTTGACGCCCTGAACCGCGATTATCTGGCGGTGCATCAAACCAAAGAGGATCTTTTCTGGCAGCGTTATATGGGAACCGGCGACGAAACCGTTTCCGCCCGTTTCGCTGAAGCGGAAAGCGCCTGGAAACGTTTTATCTCGCAGTCATCTCGTCTGGCCGAACTGCGGCAACACCTCGCCGCCGTTGAGGCCGCCCCCGCCGGCGAGGCGCGTGACGCGCTGCTGCACGGCTTGCGCGGCTGGTACCGCTTTTTTGACTGCAATGTGATTGAAGATCCGCAGGCTCAGGCGCTGATGGATGAGCTAATCGCCGCCGAAAACGATCTGTTTTCCCGCCGTAAAACCCATCAACCCACCCACCTCAATGAGCAGGGCGAGCGGGTTTCCGCTTCGCTGGGCGAGCTGCTGACCAATCAGGCCACCAATGATAACGAGGAGTGCCGCCGCAGTTCGCAGCAGGCGCTGCGTGACCTGGAACAGTGGCTGGTCAATCACGGATTCCCGGCGCTGGTCAGCCTGCGTAACCGTTTTGCGCGCCAGATGGGCTATCGCAACTACTTTGATTACAAGGTGAACAAAACCGAGCGGATGACGCCGGAACAGCTGTTCGCCATTCTGGACCGTTTTGAAGCGCAAACGCGTGACGCCAACCTGCGCAGCCTGCGTCAACTGGCGGCGGAAAAAGGCGAAGCGGCGTTGCAGCCGTGGAATGTGCGTTACGCCAGCACCGGCGATGTTACCCGCCAGTTGGATCCTTATTTCCCGTTCGCCGCGTCGCTGTCCCGCTGGGTCAACAGCTTCAAGCGCCTGCATATCGGTTTTAGCAGCGCACAGATGCAACTCGACCTGCTGGTGCGCAAAGGCAAATATGAAAACGGCTTCATGCACCAGCCGGTGCCGCCGTTTGTCGATCAGGGCCAGTGGTTGCCCGCGCGCATCAACTTTACCAGTCTGGCGCAGCCGGATCAGGTCGGCAGCGGCTCCAACGGCATCAACACGCTGTTCCATGAGGGCGGCCATGCGGCGCATTTCGCCAATATCCGCCAGAATGCGCCCTGTTTCGCCCAGGAGTTTCCGCCGACCTCGATGGCTTACGCCGAAACTCAGTCGATGTTTTGCGATAGCTTGCTGCAGGATGCCGACTGGCTAAAACGCTATGCGCATAACGCACAGGGCGAACCGATCCCCGATGCGCTGATTCAGGCCGATATCCGTGCTCGTCAGCCGATGCGTGCCTTCAACGAACGCCATATTCTGCTGGTGCCGTATTTTGAATGGCAACTGTACTGCATGGATGACGCGGAACGTACCCCCGAGGCGATTTTGCAACTGGCGCGCGATACCGAATTGCGCATTCTCGGCATCAACGGCAGCCCGCGTCCGACCATGGCGATTCCGCATCTGCTGTCGATGGAGTCGGCCTGTTCGTATCAGGGCTATCTGCTGGCGATGATGGCGGTGGAGCAAACGCGGCATTTCTTCCAACAGCGCGACGGCTACCTGACCGATAACCCGGCGATCGGACCGGATCTGATGCGCCATTACTGGCAGCCCGGCAACAGCCTGACCCATGATGAAACGTTGCGCAGCCTGACCGGCGAAGGGTTCAATCCGGATTATCTGGCCCGTGAATGCAACCTGACGGTGGAGGAGGCGTGGCGGCAGGCGCAGGCGACTATCGACGCCGCCGTGGCGCGCCCGCAACCGGCGGCGGATTTCGACCTTAACGCCCGTATCCGGGTGGTGGACGGCGATGCGGTGCTGGCGGACAACCAGGACGGCGACGACGCCATGTGTCAGGCGTTCGCTCGCGTAATTGAAGACGCTTACCCGACTCACGCCTGA
- a CDS encoding acid phosphatase produces MRYSYVFMAVACSLATVQAQAASQSDSQLPQVSLLQTTTEASNSAPVIEMQQQVQQYLQKALLGTAPKLTRAVLDKAPDQGEPQGDMKWLKATGYVFNPKDQQQASVKLLEGFRTLPAPVLQKNLATVERINLESTLPLRQKALIDAENTRYLYALAEALGPKLGKAFLDVYQKGEIGKAAALIKATNVSTSAAKNAFNYPRPFKQPGNNIHLVPDTAVVADNARYTASGGSFPSGHTNGGYNDALLLAQMLPERFVPLIDRAASYGYSRLVLGVHYPLDVIGGRMAAERSVAHFLNDPKYRVLFNDAKTQLRAALEKACGTTLAECAKPQGKNDPYTDPAMKSFYRYTMTYNLPSAKVKAQPVKVPEGAEVLLEGPLPQLSAAQRRALMVKTAIADGYPLSAGGVDANFWQRLNLHDAVEAAKTVTK; encoded by the coding sequence ATGCGCTATTCTTACGTGTTTATGGCGGTGGCTTGCTCACTGGCGACAGTCCAGGCGCAGGCCGCTTCCCAAAGCGATTCCCAACTGCCGCAAGTCAGCCTGCTGCAAACCACCACCGAGGCCAGCAACAGCGCCCCGGTCATCGAAATGCAGCAGCAGGTGCAGCAATATCTGCAAAAAGCCTTGCTGGGAACCGCGCCGAAGCTGACCCGCGCGGTGCTGGACAAAGCGCCGGATCAGGGAGAACCGCAGGGCGACATGAAATGGCTGAAAGCGACCGGTTACGTTTTCAACCCGAAAGATCAACAGCAGGCCAGCGTGAAACTGCTGGAAGGGTTCAGAACCCTGCCGGCGCCGGTGTTGCAGAAAAACCTGGCGACGGTTGAGCGCATCAATCTGGAATCGACCCTGCCGTTGCGCCAGAAAGCGCTGATTGATGCGGAAAATACCCGCTACCTGTACGCGCTGGCGGAGGCGCTGGGGCCGAAGCTGGGCAAGGCGTTTCTGGATGTGTACCAGAAAGGCGAAATAGGTAAGGCCGCGGCGTTGATCAAAGCCACCAACGTCAGCACGTCGGCGGCGAAAAACGCCTTTAACTACCCGCGTCCGTTCAAACAGCCGGGCAACAACATCCATCTGGTGCCGGATACCGCGGTCGTGGCGGATAACGCCCGTTACACGGCGTCGGGCGGTTCGTTCCCCAGCGGCCATACCAACGGCGGGTATAACGATGCGCTGCTGCTGGCGCAGATGCTGCCGGAGCGCTTTGTCCCGCTGATTGACCGCGCCGCCAGCTATGGCTATTCCCGTCTGGTGCTGGGGGTGCATTATCCGCTGGACGTGATCGGCGGTCGCATGGCGGCCGAGCGCAGCGTGGCGCATTTCCTGAACGATCCGAAATACCGCGTGCTGTTCAATGATGCCAAAACCCAGCTGCGTGCCGCGCTGGAAAAAGCCTGCGGCACCACGCTGGCCGAGTGCGCCAAACCGCAGGGTAAAAACGACCCGTATACCGACCCGGCGATGAAATCGTTTTACCGCTACACCATGACCTACAACCTGCCGTCGGCGAAGGTGAAAGCTCAGCCGGTCAAGGTGCCGGAAGGGGCGGAAGTGCTGCTGGAAGGACCGCTGCCGCAGCTGAGCGCCGCCCAGCGCCGTGCATTGATGGTGAAGACGGCGATTGCCGACGGCTATCCGCTGTCTGCCGGCGGGGTGGACGCCAATTTCTGGCAACGCCTGAACCTGCATGACGCGGTGGAAGCGGCGAAGACTGTAACCAAATAA